Proteins co-encoded in one bacterium genomic window:
- a CDS encoding 3-isopropylmalate dehydratase large subunit → MGMTFAEKVLAVKSGNKEVVPGQIVTVKPDHLLTHDNTSAIIGKISDELDKYGVVRDDLSIIVLDHVIPAASEKDATNHKKIRTFVKKHHLKNFFDVGEGICHQIVYEKGFAKPGSVILGSDSHTCSYGAVGAFASGIDRTEAASIMLTGETWLKVPPTIKITLKGSLKYPASAKDLILTIIGTISADGAGYKAVEFHGDVSSLSMDERFTIANMGVEMGAKVTVFPVDETAKEFFSSNNISFSQNDAVWADPDAEYERELTFNLDEIKPVVAAPHTVDNLKSIKDVEGTPIDQCFIGTCTNGRLSDIKIAASILKGKKISPDTRLLILPASRKILREAMAKGYIDTLIEAGALLLPPGCGPCLGAHQGALAPGEKCLSTANRNFKGRMGCKEAEIFLASPATVAVSAIYGKITDPGKEAE, encoded by the coding sequence ATGGGCATGACATTTGCCGAAAAGGTTCTTGCCGTAAAATCGGGGAATAAAGAAGTTGTCCCGGGGCAGATTGTAACTGTTAAACCGGATCATCTTCTGACCCACGATAACACGTCGGCAATAATCGGGAAAATAAGCGATGAACTTGACAAATACGGAGTAGTGAGGGATGACCTGTCAATTATTGTGCTTGATCATGTTATTCCTGCAGCATCGGAAAAGGATGCGACAAACCACAAGAAGATTCGTACTTTTGTTAAGAAGCATCATCTGAAAAACTTTTTTGATGTAGGAGAAGGCATCTGCCATCAGATTGTTTATGAAAAAGGATTTGCAAAACCGGGATCTGTCATTCTCGGTTCGGATTCCCACACCTGCTCTTACGGTGCTGTAGGCGCTTTCGCATCAGGTATTGACCGCACTGAAGCTGCGTCAATTATGCTTACAGGCGAGACCTGGCTTAAGGTTCCGCCCACAATAAAAATAACATTAAAAGGCAGTCTGAAATATCCGGCATCTGCAAAAGATCTTATTCTTACTATTATAGGTACAATCAGCGCAGACGGAGCAGGATACAAAGCTGTTGAGTTTCACGGAGATGTGAGCAGTCTTTCAATGGATGAGAGATTTACAATTGCCAACATGGGCGTTGAAATGGGTGCAAAGGTTACTGTGTTCCCTGTTGACGAGACTGCAAAAGAGTTCTTTTCATCAAATAACATCTCCTTTTCACAGAATGATGCAGTTTGGGCAGATCCTGATGCTGAGTACGAAAGGGAGCTGACCTTTAATCTTGATGAAATTAAACCTGTGGTTGCGGCTCCTCATACTGTTGACAATCTAAAATCCATAAAAGATGTTGAGGGAACTCCCATTGACCAGTGCTTTATAGGTACATGCACAAACGGGAGGCTTTCAGATATTAAAATTGCAGCATCAATTCTTAAAGGCAAAAAAATATCTCCTGATACAAGACTCCTGATTTTGCCTGCTTCAAGAAAGATATTAAGAGAAGCCATGGCAAAGGGTTACATTGATACGTTAATTGAAGCGGGAGCTCTGCTTCTGCCTCCAGGGTGCGGCCCGTGTCTTGGCGCACATCAGGGAGCTCTTGCTCCGGGAGAGAAATGTCTTTCAACTGCAAACCGTAATTTTAAAGGCAGAAT